The Methylosinus trichosporium OB3b genome includes the window GGACTGCGGGGAATTGCTCTGGGACGAAAATCATGGCAGTTCTGCGGGTCTGACCGTGGAGGCGAGCGCGCCGCCGCTATGTATGGGCTCATCGTCACAGCGAAGATGAACGGCGTCGATCCGCAGGCCTGGCTCGCCGACGTCCTCGCGCGCATCGCCGCGCATCCGGCGCATCGGCTCGATGAATTGCTGCCGTGGAACTGGCGCCAGAAGGATAAAGCTGCGCCGGCGCTGGCGGCCTGACCATGCACGTCAACAAGGTCTCTCACGTCACGACCATCGATCGTATCGCTGCGCAGCTCAGCGAAAGCGTCGACTTCCTCCATGACGTCGCCAATGAAATGGAGCCCGAGGATGGCGTGATCTGGGTCTATGGCCTCGGCGACCTCGAGATCCTGGCATTCACCGACTTCGGCATCGAAAACCTCGTCGAACTCATCAAAATCCACAAAGAGATGAAGTTGCCTCGAGAGCGCTGACGCGACGGTCCTGCGGCCCACGGCGAATGCTTACGCAGAAACGACAGATATTGCTGATATTGCAGCTGACTGCCGATTGGGAATGGTAGGATCGACGCGCCGTAATAGGCCGCGCCGGTGATCCGGCCATAGATCGCGGCGTGTAGCTCGTCCATTTCCGCGCCGCGCCGACGAAAGCGGGCCGGCTCCGCTGCTTGACGCGGCCGAGATCGTCATATTGGGTGGCGACCTGCACATGGCTTCCGTCGAAGCCCTGCGTGTCGCGCAGGACCTCGCAAGTCCCGGACCGATCGTCTCAGATACTCTTAACAGAAATCTCCCAAGGAACCGCGCTCGGAAGTTCTCGAATCTCCCCATTTATACTCACAAAAACCGGACCATTCCCTGCCAATGCGGATGTAATATCGCCAGTTCTAATAAATTCATCGGTATTATAAAAAAATACCCACCCACCTTCTATGGTAATAGCTTTCTCTTCCATGATTGATAACTTCTCCCCAGCCGATTCGCCGATTTTCCTGACAAGATCGCGAGCTAGAGAAGTTGCTTCGTCCACTGATATTGTCATTGGTCTGTCCTCAGCAGTCGAAAGGCATCAAACCCGTCAAATGCCTTCATAGGCCTACCTTGACCTCTGCTGCATTGAGATCCTTCGCTTCACCATACCGCTTTATTGCAAAGCCGCCTCGCGCCAGGGGGGTGGCGCACAGGATCGGCTCGACGACGGCGAACAACTGGTCTGCATTCGGGCCGTACATGTAGATGACGCATTTCCCGCCGCCGAACTCCTCGCCGTCGAACTCGCCCACGTTGCCTACATTGATGGCATGTTGAAGCTCACTGGTCAGATCAGCGATGATCTCACGCTCCCGCTCTGAACCGAAGGGGTCTTCGATCAATCGCAGATGGGCGATTACAGCATGTTGCATCTAAATCTCACGCCAAGAGCTTGCTTAATTTCGCTTCCACAAAAGCATAACCCGCCAAGCCATCAGCGGGGAGGTCGTTGTCATTTTCCAACACCTCCTCGCTCAATATCTTGCTCGGATCGTTATCATCATAGCGTATCAATATAGGCTTGGTTTTCCCCAGCGGATCACGCCTGACCGCATTAGGCATCGGCCATTTGGTAGGATCCCATGAGGGCAGCTTTCCAACAACACGCCACAGCCCCTTGAATAAGCCGAGATCACCAAATCGCAAGGACAGGACTGCATCGTTCGGCTCAAGACCCGATAGGTCAACGTCGGTTTGCGATGCGAGGCGCGGCCCAAAAAAATAACCGAGCAGCAGTTTGCCGGTGGGGGCGGTTCGCGCAACCACCCCTCTGGCGAAGCCTCCATCTTTCAATGGAACCAGAAAAACCGAGCTGTCCGGGTATGAGCGCTTCATGGTCCACCGTGTTCTAAGAGATGCTTTTGAGCCGCGTCCATATAGGTTGGAAGCTTCGCATTCGACGGGCTGATCGGCCTGATTTTGTTCAGCGCCGGGCCAGGTTGTGTCGCAAATTTTGTCTACGGACGCGACACCGGCGTCTGAGAGTGACGCGGCTCACGCCACGAGGGCATAGAACTGCTGCGCTGGACGCAATTCGCCTGTCGTTCGCAGCTGCCCCTTGCGGATCATATGCATGAGCTCGATCCCGGAAAGTGTCGCGGCAGCCGATCGAAATGATTTGAAACCCAACATCGGCCGCGTCACTCGCTTCACCGCTCGATGGTCCTGTTCGACAATATTGTTGAGATATTTGATGCGGCGGATTTCGATGTCCGCTTCATGCTCCGCATTGTAGCGTTCGATCGCGGCCGTGTTGGCGCCGCTCTTGTCGATCGTGATCTTCTCCGGCTCGCCATGCTGGCCGATCGCCTTGCGCAAGAAGCGCAACGCGGCTTTGCAGTCCCTCTTGGCCGTCAGCAGGAAATCCACCGTCCCGCCTGCCTTGTCGACCGCCCGATACAGATATTTCCAGCAGCCTTTGACTTTCACGTAGGTCTCATCGAGACGCCAGCTGGATCCGATCGAGCGCTTGCGAGTGTGGAACTGTTTCTCCAGCAAAGGAGCATACTTGACGACCCAGCGGTTGAGCGTCGAATGGTCGACTTCGACACCTCGCTCTTCCATCATTTCCTCGAGTTGACGATAGCTCATCGGATACGCCACATACCAGCGGACGCCCCACAGAATCACGTCGCGTTCAAAATGGCTGCCCTTGAAATCAATCATCGCACTCGTCCGCCAGCTCCACTACCGGCAATTATAGCCCCAAACCGACCTGCGACAAAAATTCGCGACAGAACCATCACGTCGGCGTCGCAGGCGTTCGGTCCTGCCGGCAAGGTCGCCGGCAAGGTCGCCGGGGCAGGAGCTTCGAGTCTACGTTCGCTGGCGAACCTCAGCGCGGCTGAACGGGCGGCAGTCATCGCCGCAGAGAGTGCAACGGGTGCGTTTAGTCCCCGGCGCTCGGCTTGGAGGAGACTTAGGAATATTCGCCGAGCGTGAGCTTACGGTGACGCCGAAGGGCCTTGATTTGGTTAGAGGACACCTTGCGCAGTTCGGTGATGTCCCGGCGAACACCGCGATGCTAGAGAGATTGGAGGGGGCAATGGCATCGGGGCAGCGGGTGACCGGCGCGGACGCCATATTCTACACTCACGAGGCGGCCGAGGCGACAATGATGGGACGGGGCCTATCGTATGACGCGGCTCATGCGGCGTCTTTGGAAAAATATGGCGTGTCCCCCTTCAGCGTGTATCATCCCGACGTCATTCGATCGATGCCGGAGCACTTCAACTCGAACTGGTATAAGTTCTGGGGGATCAAATAATGCCCTGCCTTGAATTTGATAATAAGTTCGGAAGAAGGGCCAGGGTCTGGCTCGACGATCTCCCGAGCGATACGCTACTGTCTAACGAGACGATGCGTGAAACGCATGTCTTCGAAGGTGGTGGTGCGACTGTTTTCCGAAAGCGCGTCGCGATCGAAATCTTCCAACCTTTTGGGGCCTCGTTCCACTATGGCCTGTTGGGCGGAGAGTACCAATCGAATGAAGGGAACGGGCTAGAGGTTATTGTCCCCGTCGATACTCCCTTCCCTGAGCGGCGCTATGTGGACGCCCTCACGCGTTCGTTAGATACGGTGATGATCGGGGGCTTGCCAGAGTACGCGAGCGCGATTTGCGCGGGACTGGAGCAGGTAAGCATCAGTGCCCGACCGTGCGGGGTCTTGAATCTCACCTGCATGGCACACGGAGAAATCGGTTCCGCGCAAAGCGTGTTTAGTTCGCTCGCTCGGGCGCTGATCCACGCCCTGTGCCGATCTGATCAGCCTGCTTCGTTGGATGAGGCGATGGCGCTCCTGACTGCCTGAAAGTCCCCTTTGAGGCCACGGCAAGGCGCTTCGGATCGTCAAGCGCTTCTCCTATTCGCCGATCGGCAATCTCCTCTCCAAAACCGACGTCGGCAATTACGACTATCCGCCCGCCGGCTCGGCGCGCCCGCACGCCGTCTCCGGCATTTCCGGCGGGCCGGTCCCCGCGACCTTCGCCTATGACGCCAATGGCAATCAGACCTCCGGCCTCGGCCGCACGATCGGCTATACCGCCGCCGATCTGCCGGCCAGCGTCAAGCAGGGCACGCGCACGATCGGCTTCGCCTATGATCCCGAGCGCCAGCGCTACAAGCAGACCGCGCCGGAGGGGACGACGCTCTATTTCGAGGCGTTCGGCGTGCGCGCCGAATTGCTCGGCAGCCGCTGGACCCAATATCTCACCGTCGGCGGCGCCATGGTCGGCGTGCGTTTCGACAATGTCGCCACCGGCGCCGTCGCGCTGCGCTACTTCCACCTCGACCATCTCGGCTCGGTGGCGGTCGTCACTTATGCCGGCGGCGATGTGGCGGAGCGCAATTCCTACGATCCCTGGGGCAAGCGCCGCTATTCCGACGGCTCCGACGATCCCTCCGGCAGCCTCGACAGCGTCGCCAGCCGCGGCTTCACCGGCCAGGAGCATCTCACCGAGGTCGGGCTGATCCATTTCAACGCGCGGCTCTATGATCCGCTCGTCGGCCGCTTCACCAGCGCCGACAGCATCGTCCCCCATCCCGGCGATCCGCAAAGCTATAACCGCTACGCCTATGTCCGCAACCGGCCGCTGTCGGCGACAGACCCCAGCGGGCATTACGATCTGGTGGCGCTGCCGCCCATCGATGTCGGCGCCCCCTCTTGGAGCACGTTCAATTGGACGTCGTTCGCAGCGAGCGGGGCAGCCAACCAGGCCTATCTCGCCGCGATCTATGGCCGGATCACCGGCGCGGCCTATTACGGCGCATCGATCCTGCCATTCCCAATCGGCAGTCAGCTGCAATATCAGCAATATCTGTCGTTTCTGCGGATCTATGGGCCGCAGCTGCGAGCCGCGGGCTTTTTCATGACGAGGCAGCCCAACCTCACCCCGCCCCCGGAACACGCCCCCGCCTCCACCATCGCCGCGGGCTTCGCCATCAGCAGCTATGCTTATGCGTATGCGAGCGGGGTCGGACGCGTGTTCCATGATTTCATTTTCGATCCGCGGCGTTATTGGAGCGATCTCGCATCGAGTTTGGGTAGAGCCTTGGACGCCTGCGGCGCCATTTGTGATCCGAGCGTTCAGGCGTCGATTGGCGATGTGCCCGGTGCTGTGATATTAGGGGGCATCCAGACGGCGGCGAAAATCGGCCGAACTGCGGAGAGAGTTGCAGTTGCGGGAGCCGAAGTTAGTGGGGCCCTTGCAGATTTGGCGAATTTTCGATCTGAACTAGGTTTGCAGCCCGGGCAAGGAGCCCTCGCTCGCCTAGATGTCGGTGGCCGAAAATTCTATGGAATTAATGCCCATGGGCAGGATATAACGCTGAGCGTGAATGCAATTTCCCGCACCCATGCAGAAGCAGACGCTTTTCAGCAGGCAGCTAGCGCGGAATCCGATCAAGCTGCATCATAGCCGGATGCCGCGAAGTAATTCGCGCATTCGCTCGGCGTGACGCTTCGCAGGGCCTGGGCGACCGCTGCGTCGAGCGCATCGACGGTGCGCGCCGCGATGCGCTGGAGAACCGACTTGATCTTCGAGAAGGATTTTTCGATCGGATTGAAGTCCGGCGAATAGGGCGGAAGATAAAGGACCTTCGCGCCTTTCGCTTCGATCGCCTCCCGCACGCCCGCGACCTTGTGGGTGCTCACATTGTCCAGCACCACGATCTCTCCCGCGCCGAGTGTCGGCGCCAGAACCTGCTCGACATAGGCCAGGAACGAGCGGCCATCGAGCGCGCCGTCGATCATCATCGGCGCGTCGATGCGATCGACGCGCAGCGCCGCGATCAGCGTCGTCGTCTCCCAATGTCCGAACGGGACCGACGCCCGGCAACGCTCCCCGCGCGGCGCCCGGCCGAAGCGCCGCGCCATGTTCGTCGAGACGCCCGTCTCGTCGAGGAAAACCAGCTTTTCCGGGTCGAGATCGAGTTCGCCCTCGAACCATTCCTCTCGGGCCTCGGCGACGTCCTCCCTGTCCTGCTCCGCGGCATGGCCGGTCTTCTTCTTGCGCGTGATCCCATGGCGCGCGAGAAACCGCCACACCGTCCCATAGCCGACGGCGAGGCCATGGCTCTCCCTGATCTTGTCGCGCAGCTCCATGACCGTCATGTCGGGCTTGTCCTTTATCTGCGCGAGGATGAAATCGGCGTGCGCCTCGATGCGCTGCGAGCGGCGGTCGCCGCCCATCTTGCCCGGCGCGACCTCGCCGGTGATCTCGACGCGCTTGGCCCAGCGCACGGCGGTCGCCGGACCGATATCGAACCGGGCGGCCGCCTGTCGGCGCGACATCCCGCCACGGATCGCCTTCATCACCTTCTCGCGAAGATCCATCGACAGCGTCATGATCCCCTCCCAGCCGCTCGCGCCGCTCAACGCTCCGCTTGAGATATGGGAATCCGTCCCGCTCTATTGAATCGCCCTGCTCGGATGATGCTCTAATGCGGGCATAAACGGAGGTAGGGGGATTTTGACTGTTGACCGAAGCCTTTGTCTGGCATGTGGCCAAAATGGTGGCGTGGCTTCGATGGCGCGTCAATTAGGTCTGGACTCGCTAACTATCCAAACACCCAGCTCGATCCTAACCATCACACCATAGGATATTGAGACGTGATTTTAACTTCTGATTTTTGGGAAAGCGTCATTAATGATGAACGCGTTGATCGTTTTCCTGATTGGGAGAGCATCGATAGGTCGATCAGTCGGCTCGATGAAAAGGTGTATACCCTGTCGTCCTTGATAACGAAAAAGGCTCAAACCTGTTTATCGGCGGGGTCGTCTGGTATCGTAGTCGCGTTAAGCAGTGGGAATGAACACTTGATCGCCCGGCAAGGAGATGAGACCAAGCCGATCTCAGTGATTGTGGGAGGGCAAGCCGGCGATTACCGGCAAAAAACGTCGTTTCCCCGGGATTCGCAAAAGATATTGCGAGAGCATATTTTAAGGGAGATGACGTTCGAGCGTTAAGCCAATGGGATAGCGTCTGACACCACTTAACTGGTTCACCAGCGCTACAAGCAAACCGCGCCGGAGGGGACGACGCTCTATTTCGAGGCGTTCGGCGTGCGCGCCGAATTGCTCGGCAGCCGCTGGACCCAATATCTCACCGTCGGCGGCGCCATGGTCGGCGTGCGTTTCGACAATGTCGCCACCGGCGCCGTCGCGCTGCGCTACTTCCACCTCGACCATCTCGGCTCGGTGGCGGTCGTCACTTATGCGGGCGGCGATGTGGCGGAGCGCAATTCCTATGATCCCTGGGGCAAGCGCCGCTATTCCGACGGCTCCGACGATCCCTCCGGCAGCCTCGACAGCGTCGCCAGCCGCGGCTTCACCGGCCAGGAGCATCTCACCGAGGTCGGGCTGATCCATTTCAACGCGCGGCTCTATGATCCGCTCGTCGGCCGCTTCACCAGCGCCGACAGCATCGTCCCCCATCCCGGCGATCCGCAAAGCTATAACCGCTACGCCTATGTCCGCAACCGGCCGCTGTCGGCGACAGACCCCAGCGGGCATTACGATCTGGTGGCGCTGCCGCCCATCGATGTCGGCGCCCCCTGGAGCACGTTCAATTGGACGTCGTTCGTAGCGAGCGGGGCAGCCAACCAGGCCTATCTCGCCGCGATCTATGGCCGGATCACCGGCGCGGCCTATTACGGCGCATCGATCCTGCCATTCCCAATCGGCAGTCAGCTGCAATATCAGCAATATCTGTCGTTTCTGCGGATCTATGGGCCGCAGCTGCGAGCCGCGGGCTTTTTCATGACGAGGCAGCCCAACCTCACCCCGCCCCCGGAACACGCCCCCGCCTCCACAGTCGCCGCAGGCTTCGCGACGGGCAGCGGCGCTTATGAATATGCGAGCGGGGCCGGACCGTCGCCATTCCGAGGCGGATTTAACTTTACCTCGACGCTTGATGCGGCTTCTGACACCGCGATCGTGTCGATGTTCCTCAACGGGTCTTTGACGGACAAAGCGGCAATTGCCGCCGGGGCGCTTACGGGCTATGCATATGACAGCGTTCGTATCCTCGCTGAGGGTGCCGTATACGCCGCGCCCGTGATCATCGGGAGAGTGGCGACTGCCGCGCAGATCATAGGTTCGCGAACCTTTACGTCTGGTGACCCGTTGGTAGCTGATCTGGCTAACGAAATTGAAGCGGCCTATCCTGGTCATGTAGTAGGGGTAAATGTGCCCATTAGAGATACGGCTGGTCAGCTCGTGACCGATGCTGACATTCAACTTCAGAACGCCATAATTCAGGTAAAGTCTGGTGGAGGAAAAGGTCTGACGAGTCAGGTGCTGCGGACCGAACAGGCAACGGGGATGCCTACTATCGGCTACGGTCCTTCACTAAAACCCAGCGTCGTAAGATCGATAGAGCAGGCAGGCGGTTTGGTCACTAGAGACAAGGGGCTGCTCATTGATGTGGTTAGGCCATGAAATCGTTAATAGTTGTATTCTCCAACCTGCCCGATCTTAGCAGTATGTCTGGGGCCTATGGTGACATCGGGTCAACAAAGATGCAGTCGCCCACACGCCTTGTGGTGGAAGGTACGTGGGGGTGGTTTGCGATCGCACTCGACCGCGAACTTGAAGCCGAGTTCTCAGACAATGAACGAGCGAGGATAACGAAGCTTATCGCCAAGCCTGTTTATGCGCAGCTAGAATACAGTAACTCTTCGGCAGCAGATTTGGCGATTGAGCTAATGCCGGTAGCCGCCGCGACGCTGATCGACAACGACCACGGGATGCTTCGTTCGATCGAGGAGGTACGAGATTTGATCCGCGCAGGGATGGAGTGGCAAACGCTTTCGCTCTAGGGACATCTGCATGAGCTTGACAGACTTCGCCTCCATTGATCTTGTAGCCCGCGTTCCGGGGGATCCTCGCCGCGTAATGCTGCTGATATACGATAAAGGCGAATACGCGGACGATATCGAGCGAGAATGTGCGCTCCAGAGAAAGCTATCTGCGTATCTTCTGTTCGTCGAAACTGGGCAATTTGCCGAAACGTATCCTGCCTTGGCTAACGCAAAGTTATCGGTAGAAGTTGTATGTTTGATTGCACCAACAGCCCGCATGAAGCTCATAGAGAGTGTACACTCCGCCAATCATTCAGGCTTCTTCCTTCCAGTGAATGTTTCTGAAGAAGCAGAGTTCCGATCGAAGTGGGGCCTCTCTGAAGCGAAAGCAAGATAAGGCGGATGGCAGCACTTGCAGGGTAATATCTTGCATTTCCGGCGGGCCGGTCCCCGCCGCCTTCGCCTATGACGCCAATGGCAATCAGACCTCCGGCCTCGGCCGCACGATCGGCTATACCGCCGCCGATCTGCCGGCCAGCGTCAAGCAGGGCACGCGCACGATCGGCTTCGCCTATGATCCCGAGCGCCAGCGCTACAAGCAGACCGCGCCGGAGGGGACGACGCTCTATTTCGAGGCGTTCGGCGTGCGCGCCGAATTGCTCGGCAGCCGGTGGACCCAATATCTCACCGTCGGCGGCGCCATGGTCGGCGTGCGTTTCGACAATGTCGCCACCGGCGCCGTCGCGCTGCGCTACTTCCACCTCGACCATCTCGGCTCGGTGGCGGTCGTCACTTATGCGGGCGGCGATGTGGCGGAGCGCAATTCCTATGATCCCTGGGGCAAGCGCCGCTATTCCGACGGCTCCGACGATCCCTCCGGCAGCCTCGACAGCGTCGCCAGCCGCGGCTTCACCGGCCAGGAGCATCTCACCGAGGTCGGGCTGATCCATTTCAACGCGCGGCTCTATGATCCGCTCGTCGGCCGCTTCACCAGCGCCGACAGCATCGTCCCCCATCCCGGCGATCCGCAAAGCTATAACCGCTACGCCTATGTCCGCAACCGGCCGCTGTCGGCGACAGACCCCAGCGGGCATTACGATCTGGTGGCGCTGCCGCCCATCGATGTCGGCGCCCCCTGGAGCACGTTCAATTGGACGTCGTTCGTAGCGAGCGGGGCAGCCAACCAGGCCTATCTCGCCGCGATCTATGGCCGGATCACCGGCGCGGCCTATTACGGCGCATCGATCCTGCCATTCCCAATCGGCAGTCAGCTGCAATATCAGCAATATCTGTCGTTTCTGCGGATCTATGGGCCGCAGCTGCGAGCCGCGGGCTTTTTCATGACGAGGCAGCCCAACCTCACCCCGCCCCCGGAACACGCCCCCGCCTCCACCATCGCCGCGGGCTTCGCGACGGGCAGTGGGGCTTACGCCTACACAATCGGCTGTGGATTGCCTTGCGCGAGAACCGTCGGAAGCATATTCGGTGGCATCGGTGGAGGCATTGTAGGAGTGCTTGTGGGCGCGGCCGTCGGAGGCGGCGAAGGATTTGGCCTCAGCGCGCCTACGGGAGCTGGCGTGCTGGTCGGAACTCCGGCTGGCGCACTCGCCGGAGCGGTTGTCGGCGGCTATGCCGGCGCGCAGAGCGGCGCTGCAGCCGGCGCGGCGCTGGGTGAGGGGGTCTACACTTGGTTTTCGGAAAATGCCGCTACGACAGCGCGTGGCGGCGCTTACGTGCTACGCGATGTCGAGGGTACGGTGGTTAGGTCGGGTAGAACCAACGACTTGGCGCGACGTGAGGCAGAACACCTTCGCGACCCGAACTTAGCAGAGTACCAATTCCAACCAGCTTACCGCACGGACGTCTATGCGGAGCAGCGAGGGCTGGAGCAAATTCTCCACGACCGATATGGCCCGGGGTTCTGTCGCGAATTTTTGTCGCAGGTCGGTTTGGGGCTATAATTGCCGGTAGTGGAGCTGGCGGACGAGTGCGATGATTGATTTCAAGGGCAGCCATTTTGAACGCGACGTGATTCTGTGGGGCGTCCGCTGGTATGTGGCGTATCCGATGAGCTATCGTCAACTCGAGGAAATGATGGAAGAGCGAGGTGTCGAAGTCGACCATTCGACGCTCAACCGCTGGGTCGTCAAGTATGCTCCTTTGCTGGAGAAACAGTTCCACACTCGCAAGCGCTCGATCGGATCCAGCTGGCGTCTCGATGAGACCTACGTGAAAGTCAAAGGCTGCTGGAAATATCTGTATCGGGCGGTCGACAAGGCAGGCGGGACGGTGGATTTCCTGCTGACGGCCAAGAGGGACTGCAAAGCCGCGTTGCGCTTCTTGCGCAAGGCGATCGGCCAGCATGGCGAGCCGGAGAAGATCACGATCGACAAGAGCGGCGCCAACACGGCCGCGATCGAACGCTACAATGCGGAGCATGAAGCGGACATCGAAATCCGCCGCATCAAATATCTCAACAATATTGTCGAACAGGACCATCGAGCGGTGAAGCGAGTGACGCGGCCGATGTTGGGTTTCAAATCATTTCGATCGGCTGCCGCGACACTTTCCGGGATCGAGCTCATGCATATGATCCGCAAGGGGCAGCTGCGAACGACAGGCGAATTGCGTCCAGCGCAGCAGTTCTATGCCCTCGTGGCGTGAGCCGCGTCACTCTCAGACGCCGGTGTCGCGTCCGTAGACAAAATTTGCGACACAACCGCCAATGATTGGATCAAGACCCGACACGCATGGATGAAGAAAGTAATGCATATCTTTGTCTTTCTTGTTTGCGTATAACTCCCAATACAAACGACCATTTCCTTTGATAACTAGATAATTTCCAATGTAAATTCCGATATCATTTATGACGTTCAGCCCATGAAACGGCCCCGAGAATGGCGGCTCATAATTGGATGCCGATAAAATACACTCAGGGTAACCTCTTCCTGGTAACAAAAACTCCCCATACTCCCATAGCCAATCGCCGATCTTAACAATATCACTTGGACTTAAATCGCATTCGATAGAAAAGTGTCTGAGAAAAGCAAGCATATCCTCGACTCGCTCAGCTTTATGAACAAGAAAATAGGCGTAATTTTCTCTGCCCTGTTGCCTCGTAATCCCTTCGCCGTGATGGGGCGGTGCATAAATTGGATAGTTTTCGAGCGCTTGTGATAGTGCTCGGCGTTTTTTTCGTTCGGATGACCACCACCACATGTTACGGCTCATTTCTCGAAGGGAGAGAGGAAGCTGCAATCAAATTTCCTCTTCGAACCTTCACAAGTCGCCACTGTCTGGGGCATTCCTGGCTTTGGCTGAACGGTTCATATCCGGTATATATTGCAATTCGATGTCGCTCCGAAGCAGGGCTCCGAATTCGGGTTAACGGCGGTTAACGGATGGGCTCAGGCGTGATTCCCTATCGGCGGAGTGATTCTGGAGCCGCCGTGATGAGCCTCGCCTTCGCAGTTTTCAAAGAGAAGTCGCGTCTGAAAGCGCTTCTCGACCATTTCTCGATCATCGACGATCCGCGCGAGCCCTGGCGCGTCGTGCATCCGCTTCGCGAGGTGCTGCTGCTCGTCGTCTGCGCCTCCATGGCCGATTGCGATCACTTCGACGCTATTGCATCTTGGGGCAAGGCCAATATCGGCTTCCTGCGCCGCTATTTGCCTTATGAGCACGGCGTGCCGGGCGGACGCTGGCTCACCCTGCTCATGAACCGCGTCGATCCGGCGCTGTTCTCGGCGGCCTTCACTGGCTGGGTGCGCGAGACCTGGCCGGAGCGACCCGAGCTCATCGCCATCGACGGGAAGACCTCGCGTCGCAGTCATGATCGCGCCGAGGACAAGGCCCCGCTGCATCTCGTCTCCGCCTTCGCCACCACCAGCCGCCTCGTGCTCGGCCAGGAGGCGGTCGAGGGCAAGAGCAACGAGCTGTCCGCCATTCCTGTCCTGCTCGATCGCCTCTCGGACGGCGGCGCGCTGAAGGGCGCGCTCGTCTCCATCGACGCCATCGCCACCAACGCCAGGATCGCCCAAGCGATCGTGGACAAGGGCGCCGATTATCTGCTGGCGGTCAAAGCCAATCAGCCGACCCTGCGCGCCGAGATCGAGAGCGCTTTTTCCGCCGCGACGCGGATCGACACATGCGTCGATTTCGACAAGGGCCATGGCCGCATCGAGCAGCGCAGCGTGAGCGTCATCACCGAGATCGACTGGCTGAACGGCGAGCGCCGTTTTCCGGGCGAGCTGCGCCTGCCGAACGCCGCGACGATCATTCGCGTCAAATCGCAGGCCGAGCTTGCCGACCGCGGCCGCTTCGAGACGCGCTATTACATCTCCTCGGCTCTTCTCCCGGCGAAGCGGGCGGGCGAAGCCGTGCGCGGCCATTGGGGCATAGAGAACCAGCTGCATTGGGTGCTCGACGTCGTCTTCGCCGAGGACCAATCGCGTCTGCGCAAGGGCCACGGCGCGCGGAACATGGCCGTCGTCAGGCATTTCGCGATCAACATGATCCGCACGGCGCCAGAGCCCGAGAGCAAGCCCATGAAGCCGCAACGAAAGGCCACAAAGCCCACACGCACCAGCATCAAGCTCCGCAGAAAAATCGCCAGCTGGCGCGAGGATTATCTCGCCATCGCATTGGGCGCGTCAGCCCGTTAACCCGGATTCGGAGCCCTGATCCATCATTTCCTCGAGTTGACGATAGCTCATCGGATACGCCACATACCAGCGGACGCCCCACAGAATCACGTCGCGTTCAAAATGGCTGCCCTTGAAATCAATTATCGCACTCGTCCGCCAGCTCCACTGCCGGCAATTATAGCCCAAACCGACCTGCGACAAAAATTCGCGACAGAACCATGATTTGAAACCCAACATCGGCCGCGTCACTCGCTT containing:
- a CDS encoding RHS repeat-associated core domain-containing protein yields the protein MFLKKQSSDRSGASLKRKQDKADGSTCRVISCISGGPVPAAFAYDANGNQTSGLGRTIGYTAADLPASVKQGTRTIGFAYDPERQRYKQTAPEGTTLYFEAFGVRAELLGSRWTQYLTVGGAMVGVRFDNVATGAVALRYFHLDHLGSVAVVTYAGGDVAERNSYDPWGKRRYSDGSDDPSGSLDSVASRGFTGQEHLTEVGLIHFNARLYDPLVGRFTSADSIVPHPGDPQSYNRYAYVRNRPLSATDPSGHYDLVALPPIDVGAPWSTFNWTSFVASGAANQAYLAAIYGRITGAAYYGASILPFPIGSQLQYQQYLSFLRIYGPQLRAAGFFMTRQPNLTPPPEHAPASTIAAGFATGSGAYAYTIGCGLPCARTVGSIFGGIGGGIVGVLVGAAVGGGEGFGLSAPTGAGVLVGTPAGALAGAVVGGYAGAQSGAAAGAALGEGVYTWFSENAATTARGGAYVLRDVEGTVVRSGRTNDLARREAEHLRDPNLAEYQFQPAYRTDVYAEQRGLEQILHDRYGPGFCREFLSQVGLGL
- a CDS encoding ISAs1 family transposase codes for the protein MSLAFAVFKEKSRLKALLDHFSIIDDPREPWRVVHPLREVLLLVVCASMADCDHFDAIASWGKANIGFLRRYLPYEHGVPGGRWLTLLMNRVDPALFSAAFTGWVRETWPERPELIAIDGKTSRRSHDRAEDKAPLHLVSAFATTSRLVLGQEAVEGKSNELSAIPVLLDRLSDGGALKGALVSIDAIATNARIAQAIVDKGADYLLAVKANQPTLRAEIESAFSAATRIDTCVDFDKGHGRIEQRSVSVITEIDWLNGERRFPGELRLPNAATIIRVKSQAELADRGRFETRYYISSALLPAKRAGEAVRGHWGIENQLHWVLDVVFAEDQSRLRKGHGARNMAVVRHFAINMIRTAPEPESKPMKPQRKATKPTRTSIKLRRKIASWREDYLAIALGASAR